The Deltaproteobacteria bacterium nucleotide sequence CCACGCGCTCCGCCGTCACCTGGTCGGCGACGAAGGTCACGCGCTGGATCGTCGTCGGCAGCACGGTGTAGGTGTCCCCGGGCCAGAGAAAGCGACTCAGGCCCGGGCCGTGGGCGCGCAGGCGTCCGCGGCGCAGGACGATCAGGTACTCGCTCGGCTTGGCCGAGACGCGGCCCCAGCGCCGGGGACGCGTCGGGCGCGGGCTCGTCGCGGAGCTACGGCTCGGATGCGACATGTGCAGTCCTCCTGCACAGGGCAAAGTGCACTGCGCGTGCCGCTCGCCGGGCGGGCGAGGGGGCCGAGATCACGCGGTGCGCGCCAGGCGGCCGCTCCAGGGCGGTGCGTTCGCCCGGGCGGTTGCGCCGAAATCGGGCGGGCGGCGCCGCGTCTCTCTGGCTCGCCGCCGCCGCGAATCCGAGGAGGACAGCCCGAGGGCGAAAGGCTTGACCGTCCCGAACGCCTTATGCATACTCACGCCGCGTTGTTCATGCACCCATAGCTCAGCTGGATAGAGCATCGGTCTACGGAACCGAGGGTCGGAGGTTCGAATCCTTCTGGGTGCGCGAAGAAGTCGAAGCCCCGCTGGCACCTAGCTAGCGGGGCTTTTTGCTAGGACCCCTCTGCTCCCCCGACTTTGACCAAATCTTGACCAAACTCGTCGCCGGTCTCGAGCTTGGCTACCGCCGCCCGAAGGTCGTCCTCCTCGACCACGTTGTAGCGCTCGAAGACGGCCCGCGTCCGGTGGCCGGACGCGGCCCCAGAGTCCGCATCGAGACTCCACCGTCAGGGTGGTCTGCCACGAGACGGCGCCACAGGCACCGTGCCGGAGTGCCATACACGCGGGGCGGAGGATCGAGAACGGACCCAGCGGCCAAGCCCTTGCGCAACGCAAGACTTGCGTCGTTAGGGCTCGGTGCCACTCGCTAGGTCGGGTCGGCCTCTCTGACGGTTGTCGGAGTCCGACGGCTATGCTATCCGATGTTCATGGGGCGCGTCGTGGGGGGTGGTTGGGCATGACGGTGGACCGACGCGGGCCCAAGCCTCCGGGGCCGCCAGACTTTCAATCCCTCTTCGAATCCGCGCCCGCGTTGCTCCTCGCGCTTGCACCCGATCTGTCGATCGTGGCGGCGAGTGATGCGTACCTCGCAGCCACCATGACCCGAAGGGAAGAGATCCTGGGCCGCGGGATTTTCGAGGTTTTCCCGGACAACCCGGACGACGCCAGCGCCGATGGGACTAGCAACCTCCGCGCCTCTCTCGAGCGGGTGCTGGCAACGCGCGCTGCGGACACCATGGCCGTCCAGAAGTACGACGTACGCGGTCCGGACGGGAGCTTTCAGGTCAAGTACTGGAGCCCGAAGAACGTCCCCGTGCGCTCGGCCAGCGGCGAGCTGCTCTACATCCTGCACCGCGTAGAGGACGTCACCGAGCTCGTCCGGGCGAGCGAGATGGGCGAAGAGCTGCGCGATCGCACGCGCGAGATGGAGCAGGAGGTGCTTATCCGCAGCCGCGAACTGGCCGCCGCGAACCGGGACCTGCGGGACGCGAACGCGCGGCTCGGCGAATTGGACGCGGTCAAGACCGCATTCTTCAGCAACGTGAGTCACGAGTTCCGTACGCCCCTGACGCTGATGATCGGGCCCCTTGAGGACGCGCTCAGCGCATCGGAACCAGCGCTCGCGGGCGAGGCGCTGCAGATGGTCTGGCGTAACGCCTTGCGGCTCATGCGCCTCGTCAACGCGCTGCTCGACTTCTCACGCCTCGAGGCCGGCCGGCTTCAGGCGTCTTTCGAGCCAACCGATCTAGCGGTGACGACCACGTATCTGGCGAGCGCCTTTCGGTCGGCGGTCGAGCGCGTGGGTCTCGTCCTGGATGTCGCCTGCGACCCTCTGCCAGAGCCGGTCTACGTCGACCGTGGACTCTGGGAGAAGGTGGTGCTCAACCTTCTCTCGAACGCCCTGAAGTTCACCTTTGAGGGGTCGATCCGGGTGGCGCTCCGCTGGTGCGGCGACCACGTCGAGCTGGAGGTGCGGGATACGGGGACAGGGATCCCGGGCGAAGAGCTGCCGCACGTCTTCGAGCGCTTTCATCGCATTCAGGGCGCGCGGGCGCGCACGCATGAAGGCTCAGGGATCGGGCTCGCGCTGGTACACGATCTGATTGCGCTCCACGGTGGCACGGTTCGTGTCGCCAGCACGGTCGGCTCGGGCACGACCTTCACGGTATCGCTCCGACGAGGCTCTGCGCACCTGCCACCCGGGCGCATCCGCGAGCAGGGTCGCGACGAAGACGCATCAGCCGGCGCCAGGCCCTTCGTGCAAGAGGCGCTCCGGTGGGCGGGAGGCGCCCCCGTCTCGTTCACGAAGCCCACCACCCTCAATCCAGTTTCCGTCCCGCCGGCAGAGAGAGCGCGCATCCTTGTCGTAGACGATAACGCCGATCTCCGCGACTACATGCGGTCCCTTCTCGGCGAGCTCTATGTCGTCGAGACCGCTATCGATGGCCTCGAAGGGATGAAGGCGGCCGAGCTCCACCGCCCCGACCTCATCCTGAGCGACGTGATGATGCCTCGGATGGACGGGTTCGCCCTGCTCCGGGCCCTCCGCGCGCACGCCACCTTGCGGAGCGTTCCCGTGATCCTGCTCTCCGCCCGCGCGGGTGACGACACCAACATAGCCGGGCTCGAGGCGGGTGCAGACGACTATCTCGTCAAGCCCTTTTCCGGCCGCGAGCTTCTCGCGCGGGTGCGCACGCACGTCGAGCTCCTTCACCATCGTGAGACGCTCGAGCGCTTCTTCGCGCTGTCCCTCGACATGCTCTGCGTCGCGAGTGTCGATGGGTATTTCAAGCGAGTGAACCCGGCCTTCGACGTGCTCGGATATACCGCCGAGGAGCTTACGGCGAGGCCGTTCCTAGAGTTCGTCCACCCGGAGGATCGGGCGGCGACGGTTGCGGAGATCGACAAGCTCGCCCACAAGATCCCGACGCTCCACTTCGAGAACCGCTACCGGGGCAAGGACGGGTTGTATCGGTGGCTTGCGTGGACCTGCGCTCCAGATCGAACCGGGACGATATTCGCCGTGGCCCGCGATGTGACCGAGGAGAAGCAATCGCGCGAGGCGCTCGAGCACGCCAAGGAGGCTGCAGACCGGGCAAACCGTGAGCTGGACGCGTTTTGCCACTCCGTGGCACACGATCTGCGCGCACCGCTGCGGAGCCTCGATGGCTTTAGCCTGGCGCTACTCGAGGACTTCGCCGACCGGCTCGACGACGAGGGGAAGAAGCATCTGTCGTTCATTCGCGAAGCGGCACAGCAGATGGCGCAGCTCATCGACGACCTGCTCGCCCTCTCGCGAGTGACGCGCAGCGAGCTGGAACGTGAGCCGGTGGACCTCACCGACTTGGCGCGAGCCACCGTATCCCGGCTTCAGTCCCGACATGCCGGCCGGCGGGTGCACGTGACCATCCAAGAGGGCCTCGCCGGTCTTGGTGACCCACGACTGCTCACCCTTGTGTTCGACAACCTCCTCGGCAATGCGTGGAAGTTCACGAGCAAGCGCGATCACGCACGCATCGAGTTCGGCGCGCGCGCGCAAGACGGTTGTCCGGTCTATTTCGTTGCCGACAACGGAGCCGGGTTCGACATGACGTACGCGAATAAGCTCTTCGGCGTATTCCAGCGGCTGCACGCGGCCTCGGAGTTCGAGGGGAATGGCGTAGGACTCGCAACGGTGCAGCGAATCATCGGTCGGCACGGCGGACGTGTCTGGGCGGAGGCTGAGGTCGAGCGAGGCGCGACCTTCTACTTCACTCTTCCGGAAGAGATCCGCTCGTCATGACAACCGACAAGGTGATCTTGCTCGTGGAAGACAGCCCACGGGACGAAGCGTTGATCCTTCGGGCGCTGCGCAAGGGGAACATCCTCAACCCCATCGTCGTAGCCCGCGACGGTGTCGAGGCGCTCGACTACTGCCTCGGCCGGGGGGCCTACAGCGAGCATCCTCCGCCCGTTCTGCCGCAGGTTGTGCTGCTCGACCTGAAACTTCCGAAGGTCGACGGACTCGAGGTGTTGAGGACCCTGCGCGCTACCGCGGCGACCAGGCTTCTTCCGGTCGTGGTGCTCACCTCCTCCGTCGAGGACCAGGATCTGGTCCAGAGTTACAGCCTCGGAGCGAATAGCTATGTCCGCAAGCCTGTAGATTTCGCGCAGTTCATCGATGCCGTTCGGCAGCTCGGGCTCTACTGGCTCGTCCTCAACCAGAACACACCCACCCTGAGGAGTCCGTAGTCGATGGGGAAGCCGCTCCGAGCCTTGATCGTCGAGGATGTAGAGAAGGATGCGTTGCTCCTCGTCCGGGAACTCAAGCGCGGGGGCTACGATGTCACGTTCGAGCGTGTGGACACCGCCGACGCAATGGGGGACGCTCTGGCGCGCCGCACCTGGGATGTCGTGCTTTCGGATTACTCGATGCCCACCTTCAGCGCCCCGCAGGCTCTGGCGGTCGTCAAGGCGCACTCGCTCGACCTGCCCTTCATAATCGTTTCTGGCACGGTGAATGAAGACATCGCCGTGGCGGCCATCCATGCTGGAGCGCATGACTTCATGGCCAAGAACAAGCTCCAGCGCCTCATTCCGGCCATCGAACGGGAGCGGCGTAATGCCGCCATGCGAGCCGAGCAGGCCACCATGCAACAGCAGCTCCTCCAGTCCCAGAGGATGGAGGCCATGGGTCAGCTCGCGGGTGGGATTGCCCACGACTTCAACAACATCCTCGCCGTGATCTTGTCGTACGCCACCTTCGTGCGGGACGCACTGCCCGAGGGGGACGAGCGACGTGCGGATGTGGTCGAGGTGCTGAAGGGCGCCGACCGCGCGGCGGGACTCACGCGCCAGCTCCTCGCCTTCTGCCGGCAGCAGCCGGCGGCCGCGCGGCCCACGGACCTGAACGAGAGTCTCACGCAGCTTCACAAGCTCCTTGTCCGGACCCTTGGCGACGACATCGCACTGAGCGTGCTCCCTTCTGCGCGACCCGCCGTCGTGCGCATCGATCCGGTGCAATTCGATCAGATCGTCCTGAACCTGGCGGTCAACGCGCGAGACGCGATGCCTGGAGGCGGAGAGCTGCGCATCGTCGTGCGTAATGACCAGGACGAGGAGGCGAGGCCGGTTGTGCGTCTCAGCGTTTCGGACACGGGCACCGGGATGGACGAGGCGACGCAGCGACGCATTTTCGAGCCCTTCTTCACGACCAAGGAGCGCGGCAAGGGAACAGGCCTTGGGCTCGCCACGTGCTTCGCGATCGTCGAGAAGGTGGGAGGGCGGATACGCGTCGAGAGTGCACCGGGACGAGGTAGCCAGTTCACCGTGGATCTGCCTCTCTGCGACGAGCCAGCGCATGACCAGGGGCGGGACTGGGACATCCCACTACCCGCGAGTGGGGAGGCGGTGCTCGTAGTGGAAGACGAGCCGTCACTTAGGCGCGCGACGGCGCGCGTCCTCGAGCGCGCAGGCTACCGGGTGCAGGTGGCCTCCGACAGCTTGGAGGCGATGCGGCGGATCGATGCCCTCGGGGATCGTTTGCGCGTCGTCGTCACCGATGTGGTGATGCCGGGGGCGAGCGGCGTCGACGTGGCCGCATACGTGGCGCGCACGGCGCCGCATTGCCGCGTCATCTTGACCTCGGGATACTTGACGGACGCGGTACATCGGCGCCAGCCCGAGGAGCTGCCCATGCTCTGGAAGCCCGTCCCACCGCGTGACCTCCTGAGGGCCGTCGCTCAGGCAATCTCCGAAGGCACGGCATCCGAACGAACGCGGTCCACGGAGTCACCGGCGAGCCGCCCTGGCGAGCTCGTTCTCGTGATCGACTGCGACGCTCCGTCACGGCGCGCGATTGTGAGCGCTCTCAACACCGCAGGGTACCGTGCGCTCGAGGCAGAGGCTGTTGCTACTGCTCGGGCCCTGGTCGAGGGCGGCGCGGAGCCAATGTGGATTCTGTGCGAGCAGGGGCTCCTGCATGGCGACGGGGAGGCGCAGTTTCTCCGGTGGATCGAGGTAGACCGGCCAAACCTCATCGAGCGCGTACTGATCCTGTCCGACCGAGCGACGAACGACGGGTGCTCGCACGGGGTCCGATGGCGAGAGGATCTTGTGATCTCCAAGCCCGTGGACGTGAGCGAGTTGCTTTGGCGGTTGGTGCGGACTTCGGCCGACGCGCCGTCGAGGACGGAGATAGGCGTCCCATTCGGGAGCTCCGGTGACCTGGCGCAGCAAGCGCGCGCGGGTGGAACGCTACGGCGCAGCGATGCAACGGGAGACAACGAGGGGGGTCGGGGACACCTGCGCGAGTCCGTTCTCGTGGTGGAGGACGACGAGTCTCTTGCTGGCGCTGTATCTCGTCTCCTCGGTGGCGCGGGTTACGAAGTTCTCGTCGCCGGGTTGCTGGCCGATGCGCGTAGCGCGCTGGCGGCCAAAGAGTTCGACGTCCTAGTCGTTGATCTTGGGCTGCCGGACGGTGGCGGCCTCGACCTGGTTCGTGAGTTGCGCGGCGGGCGGTCGGACGTCCCCATCGTGCTGATGACGGCATCGCCGTCGGTGGATTCGGCTGCTGAGGCAATCCGGTGGCGGGTCAGCGAGTACCTCCCCAAACCCTTTCCGCCGGACGATCTGCTTCGTGTGGTACGCACGACCGTGGACGGCGGACGCATGGCGCGCGTGCGGAACAAGCTTCTTGCGGCACGCTTTGGCGGCAACGAGTTCGTGGCGGACCTGCGCGGCACCGAGCAGGCTTTCTTGCGAGCCCTACCGAAGATCTGGATCGCCTACCAGCCCATCGTACGAGGAGGTGATGGGTCCCTCTTCGGCTACGAGGCGCTCCTCCGCTGCCACGAACCGGATCTGGCCTCTCCCTTGCGGCTGTTTGCAGCGGCCGAGGTGCTGGGACGGGTCCACGAGGTCGGGCGTGCCGTCCGTGCCGTCGTGGCCTCGACGATGCTCGAACACCGCGAACGCCTGGAGGCCATTTTTGTCAACGTGCATCCGTCGGAGCTGCGGGCGGACGTCCTGGCTGACAGCGCCGAGGCCCTCCTGCCCCTGGCACGCCGTGTGGTGCTCGAGGTGACCGAGCGAGCGTCGCTCGACCGGGGCGCGAAGCTCGACGAGGAGCTCGCCCACATCCGAGGTCGCGGTTACCGCCTGGCGGTGGACGACCTCGGCGAGGGCTACGCGGGCCTTTCCAGCGTGGCTACCCTCCGGCCGGACATGGTGAAGATCGACATGTCGCTCGTGCGAGACGTCCATCGCGCGGCTCTCAAGCGGGACATTATCGCTGGGCTCGTCGACACCGCGCGGCGGGCAGGGATCGTGGTGGTCGCCGAGGGCGTCGAGACCGTGGACGAGCGCGACACCCTCGTGACGCTCGGCTGTGACCTCCTACAGGGGTATCTGTTCGCCAAGCCGGGGCCAGCATTTCCCGTTCCACGTACGAACTTCAGATCGGATCCTGCCGCGGCATCTGAAGGCTGAGAGGCGCCGAAGCCGAGCGGCGTCCGTGAGGCTCCCGGAGGCGGATCTACTAGGTCATCCAGAGCCGAACTACCGGAAGCGCGCCCATTGCGTCGCCGCCGGTGTGGCCGTCAGGGTGAACGACGTAGGCTAGAATGACGTGGTGACATCGCGCCCGGCGCGAGGCGACCGGAGCAGGTCGCGAGGTCGCGCCGCAATAGGCGCTCCAACCCGGTCGGCGTTCTAGGTCCGGAGGAAGGGGAGGCTGGACTGGAGAGGGATCGAGGGACGGCGCCTACTTCTTCTCGCGCGGATAGGGCGGCTTGTACGGCCTGGAGATGGCGTGCACCTTGTCCGCCGCGAACTGCCGATCGACGCCGTGGCAGGAGGCGCAGGTCTCCTTCTCGTCACCGCTGTAGGGCTCCGCCGGCGTCGGATCGAAGGTGTTGAGCATGCCGTGCAAGATCGCGCTATCCCGGTCGTGGCAGGACAGGCACGCGAGGCGGCTCGGACGCTGCTTCCAGTAGTCGGCCTTGGCGTGGCAGGTGGTGCAGTTGCGGATGTCCTGAGGGAAGATGCGCGCGGCGAAGTTGACCGTCGGGTTGTAGGCGGGGGCCACCTCCAGCGGCTTGTCGAGGTAGTGTCCGTAGTGGACGCCGTGGACGCGGCGCGAGAGGGGCGCTGCGCCGAACCCGTTGTTCGAGTCGGAGTTCTTGGCCCACCCGGACCTGCCCTTGAGCTGCCGATCGTAGTCGTGGCAGGAGCGACACAAATCCGTGTCGAACTTCACGGCCCAGTAGTTCTCGTGGATCGCGGTGTTTGCGTGGCAGGAGGAGCAGTTCGTCGCGTTGTACTCATCGACGGCCTTTGTCCCCACCTGGAAGTTCAGCTTCGCCACACCGCCGCAGACGTGGCCGTCGGGGCAGGTGATGCCCGAGGGGACCATCTCCACGAAGGCGGTGTACGTGCCGGGGGCCAATCCCTTGACGTCATCGAGCTGGTACTCGACGAATCCGTTGGCACCGGGGGTGCGCTTGACCTTGGGATCGTCGTCGCGCGGGTCGGCGGGGACGTTGAGATGGTTCGCCGGATAGGAGTCGGTCTCCACCGGCACCGCGATGCCCGCGGGAAACTCGAGCGCCGACCCCACGGTGCTGGCGAGGACCTCGACCGAGGAGGTCGCTCCTCTCGAGTTGCTCTTGATGGTCAGCGTCGGAGCGGCGCTGGACCCGGAGGCCGACGCCGTCGCCACGGCCTTGAACGTGGCGTTGGCGTTGAGCCAGGCCGCAGCCTCCGCCGCGGTCGCGGCCGCGAGGTTGGCAAAGGTCCCGGAGGAGATGGGGATGATGATGGCGGCCCCGCCGTCGATCTTTACCCGCAGGTCTGTCGTAGTGGAGAGACTCCAGGGGCCAGCCTTCTTGCAGGTGACCGCCGCGCGAATCATCGCCTCGCCTCGAGCCGCCGTGGTCAAGACCGGCATCGCCTGCTGCGAGCGTGGACCGCTGACGAAGAGGTTGAAGCGGAGCCAGGCGGGCGGCTTGATGGCGGTCGGGTCCGCGATCACTCCCTTGCTGTCCTTGAGCACGATCTTCACCGTCGGAGCCTCGCCCCCCACGTAATGCGTGCCGTTCGCCGGCGGCGTCATGCTGAGCTCGGCGGTAGGCTGGACGAGCGGCTCGATCTCGTGTGACTTCGCCACGGGCACGGTGCCGTTCGGGCCGTGGCAGTTCGCGCACGTGCCGTCGGTCTGCTTCCCGCCCAGGTGCACCGCGAGCTGGCACATCCCTGTCGTCGCGTTGCACGTGGATTCCTTGTTGAAGTCCGCGACGCAATCCGTGCTCTCCTTGCACTTGCCGGCCTTGGGACGTCCCTGTACGCGCGGTGGCGAGAGCACGCCGCTGGCTGCATCGAGGTTGTCGTGGCAGCTCGCGCAGGCCTGCGTCGAGGGCTTGGTCTTCCACGAGTCGTCGAGGTGGCACTTGGTGCAGTTGCGAGGATTGGCCGGAAAGCGGACGCCCGGGTTAGAGCCCACGCCGCCCTTGGCCTGGGAGGTGTAATCCCGGAAGTCACCCGTCACGGGATCGATGTTGAAGAGGCTGCTGAGGCCCCTCGTGGGCTCGCACACGTGGGCGGTTCCGGGTGCCCCGCAGCCCCCGCCCATGTGGACGCCGTGTACGCGCCGCACGATCGCGTCGGAGACTCGGTTTGTCGACTGGCAGGGGCTCTCACCCTGCTTGCCGCAGTAGGCGGCGTAGCCGTCCTGGTTGTGGCAGTTCTTGCAAGTGCGGACAGGATCGGAGTCGATGGCGTAGTTTCCGACGGCAGCGCCCTCGCGATCGATGTGGTGGAGGTAGGTCATGCCGCTGAGGGCGCCCTTGTGGCAATCGGCGCAGTTGCCGACGATCTCCTTCTCCACCGCGGCGGCGCCGAGCTGGAGCTCCTGAACCGGGAAGGCCTGGTCGATGGGAAAGTCCTTCGAGATCGCCCAGAAGCTCACCAGGTACGTCCCCGGCTCCTCGGTCGTGACGGGCTCGAGAGTGTAGGTCAGGACGTTCCCCTTCACCGCGAGGTTGGTCTTCACCGGCTTCTCGCAGGTGGTGGTGCCGCCCGCGGTGGCGCAGGTCCAGTCGGTTCCGCCCTTGGCGTCGGTCGCGGTCGAGGTGCACGTGTGCTTCGCCGCCGAAACGCTGCACTTCCAGGAATACGCGCCGCCCGGGGTGGGGAGTGCGGTGAGATCGACGAAGTGATGCTCGGTCGCGGTGCGCGCGGCGCTCACGTTGAGCAGCTTGGACGCCGTCTTCGCCTTCAGCGCGCTGTTCGGACCCACCATCATGAGGCGGGCCTGGCTCAGGCCCTCGCGAGGAATCGGAGCGCCGGCCTCGTCGGTGACCGTGATGGTGATGACCGGCCTGTCACCGGGGACGAAGTGCGTGCTGTTCGAGGGCTTGGAGACCTCGAGCTTGACCCGCAGCCCGGGGCTGAATCCGGCATTCATGCCATTGGTGCCGTTCGTCCCTGGCGCGCCGGCGGCGCCGGGGTCGCCCTTGGTCCCGGCGGCGCCGGGGTCACCCTTGGTCCCAGCGGCGCCGGGGTCGCCCTTTTCTCCGGACGTACCGGGCTCGCCCTTGGCGCCGGGCTCCCCCTTGCTACCGTCGCAGCTCCCGAGGAGACCGATCAACCCGGCCAGCAACACGACCCGGGCGGGCCCGGCCGCCGACCGCTTGTAGAACGCCAACAGTCCATCGGCCAAAGCTCTCGTCATCGTCAACTCTCCGGGGATAAGGGATGGGGTGGTGCGCGCCCGGCCTAAGCAGCTTGCGTGCCAATGCCGCAGCCTGCGATATCGCTGAGGAACGAGCAGCCGCGGGGCCGAGATGTCGCACGGCACCGGCGTAGCCGGAGTAGGCGCGCCAAAAATATTATTCTTTATCGCGGCGTTAACTTGCAGCCGAAATGTCGGCCGCCTCCGGGCGAAAGGTCGGCCCCCTGGCGGCCTACCGGGTCCGCTTTAACTTGCTCTGCAGGGTGCTGCGCGGCACGCCGAGGATCTTCGCGGCGCGATGCAAGTTGCCGCCGGCCTTCTCCTGCGCCCAGTCGAGCACCGCCTGCTGGAACTGCTCCGTGAGCTGCGGTAGCTCGACAGAGGCCGCCTGGTCGAGGTGGAGTGCAAACGGGAGGGGTTGCTCGTCGGGGGTCTCCCCCCGCAAGTACTCGGGGAGGAAGGTCGGCGTCACGTCCGGCCCCGGGCAAAGGACGAGGGCCGACTCCATGGCGCGGCGCAGCTCCCTCACGTTTCCAGGCCAGGGATGACGCTGGAGGAGGTCTGCGGCACCCACCGAGAGGCGCTTCTTCGGCTGCCCCTCGGTGGTCGCCAACAGCGCGAGGAAGTGCGTGGCCAGCAGCACGATGTCCTCGCCGCGCTCGCGTAGCGGCGGCATATGGAGCCTGAGCCCGTTGAGCCGGTAATACAGGTCGTCGCGGAACCGCTGAGTCCTCACGTGGCCCAGCGATAGATCCGCCTTGGTGGTCGCCAGCACCCGGACATCCACGGCGATCTCGTCGGTGCCGCCCACCCGAGCGAAGCGGCCCTCCTGAAGCACGCGCAACAGCTTCGCTTGCAGCTCGATCGGCAAGTCGTCGATGTCGTCGAGGAGCAGCGTTCCTCCGTGGGCTCGTTCGAAGCATCCACGGCGGGACTGCGTGGCGCCGGTGAAGGCGCCTTTCTCGTGCCCGAGCAACTCGCTCTCGGCGAGCTCTCTCGGGATGGCGCCGCACGCGACCACGACGAAGGGTTCCTGTCGCCGCGGTCCCTGAAGATGCAGGGCACGAGCCGCCATCTCCTTGCCCGTTCCGGTCTCGCCGACGATGAGGACTGGCGCGGACGCCTTGGCGAAGATGGCGAGGCGCTCATGGACCTTTTGCATGGCGGCCGACCTGCCGATCAGCCCCGAGCCACCACCCTCCGCGCTACCCACCAGCGCCTTGAGCGAGGAGAGCTCGCGCCGTGCCGTCGATAGCTCGCGCAACTGTGCGAGCCGCACCTCGAGCTCCATCGTCCGTTCCGCCACCTTCCGCTCGAGACCGTCTTTGAGGGCTCGCAGCTCCACCTCGAGGCGTTTGCGCGCAGTGATGTCCCGGACGAAGTGAACGAAGACTGGACGTCCTTCTGCCGTGACGAGTTCGACGGGGTAGACCAGAGACTCCACCCAGCTCCCGGTTCGCGCGTCGAAGAACTCTCGCTCGGCAGGCCCGCCTTCGGCCACGGACGCCTCGAGGGGGCAGCCCGGAAAGGGCTCGTTGAGCCCGTGCACCTCCCTGGGGCAATAGCAGCCGAGCAGCTCCCGGGAGCTGCGCTTGAGGTCTCTCTGCATGGCGCGGTTGCTGGCGAGCACCCTGTGGGCGGAGTCCAGGACCAGCACGTAGAAGGGCAACGCGTCCAGCAGCGGCTGCAGCAACTCGAGCGCCGCCGGCGGTAGCGGGAGCCCGGGACTCGGGTGTGCGCCGTCGTCGCCTGCTGCCGGCGCGCGCTGATCAGGTTTAGTCTGCACCGGGTTCGTGACGTTGAGTCTCGCATGAGGGGCCTCGTCCCGCAATCGCGGCCCTGGCGCGCGTCGGGGCGGTCGACAGCTTCTTCACTGGATCCTCCCGAGAGAGGTGCGGCCGTTCCTCGGGCCTCAGGTCGAGCTTGGCGAGCCGGCCCTCGCAGAAGGGGGACCGTGCCCCTGTCGTGGACCGCGCGCTGGAGGTCGTAGGCGCCGATGTAGTTGCTTGCCGAAGACCGCGCGCGGGTTCGTGTCGGTCAGCTCGACGGGCGTCCGGGTTACGCCTACAGAGGACGCGTTCGGCAAGGCGTCCCGCAGGCGGCGAGCTCGTGAACCGAACGGCTCAAGTCCACGTCACAGGCCGCGAGTCGCGGGCTTGTTCGATGCCGAGCCGCGTGTCATGCTCCGGGCCTACAGGTGCTGGTGCTCACTCGCCTACCCAGAAGTCGTTCTCCGCGACGGTGTCACGAGGACTCCTGCGCGAGCCCCTTGCTCTTGGCGGGTTTGCTCGCCGCGCTGCAGGCCGGACTGGTGCCCGAGTCATTGCTGTCCGAGCTTCGCCCTGGACGGGGAGGCG carries:
- a CDS encoding response regulator; translation: MVCHETAPQAPCRSAIHAGRRIENGPSGQALAQRKTCVVRARCHSLGRVGLSDGCRSPTAMLSDVHGARRGGWLGMTVDRRGPKPPGPPDFQSLFESAPALLLALAPDLSIVAASDAYLAATMTRREEILGRGIFEVFPDNPDDASADGTSNLRASLERVLATRAADTMAVQKYDVRGPDGSFQVKYWSPKNVPVRSASGELLYILHRVEDVTELVRASEMGEELRDRTREMEQEVLIRSRELAAANRDLRDANARLGELDAVKTAFFSNVSHEFRTPLTLMIGPLEDALSASEPALAGEALQMVWRNALRLMRLVNALLDFSRLEAGRLQASFEPTDLAVTTTYLASAFRSAVERVGLVLDVACDPLPEPVYVDRGLWEKVVLNLLSNALKFTFEGSIRVALRWCGDHVELEVRDTGTGIPGEELPHVFERFHRIQGARARTHEGSGIGLALVHDLIALHGGTVRVASTVGSGTTFTVSLRRGSAHLPPGRIREQGRDEDASAGARPFVQEALRWAGGAPVSFTKPTTLNPVSVPPAERARILVVDDNADLRDYMRSLLGELYVVETAIDGLEGMKAAELHRPDLILSDVMMPRMDGFALLRALRAHATLRSVPVILLSARAGDDTNIAGLEAGADDYLVKPFSGRELLARVRTHVELLHHRETLERFFALSLDMLCVASVDGYFKRVNPAFDVLGYTAEELTARPFLEFVHPEDRAATVAEIDKLAHKIPTLHFENRYRGKDGLYRWLAWTCAPDRTGTIFAVARDVTEEKQSREALEHAKEAADRANRELDAFCHSVAHDLRAPLRSLDGFSLALLEDFADRLDDEGKKHLSFIREAAQQMAQLIDDLLALSRVTRSELEREPVDLTDLARATVSRLQSRHAGRRVHVTIQEGLAGLGDPRLLTLVFDNLLGNAWKFTSKRDHARIEFGARAQDGCPVYFVADNGAGFDMTYANKLFGVFQRLHAASEFEGNGVGLATVQRIIGRHGGRVWAEAEVERGATFYFTLPEEIRSS
- a CDS encoding response regulator, translating into MTTDKVILLVEDSPRDEALILRALRKGNILNPIVVARDGVEALDYCLGRGAYSEHPPPVLPQVVLLDLKLPKVDGLEVLRTLRATAATRLLPVVVLTSSVEDQDLVQSYSLGANSYVRKPVDFAQFIDAVRQLGLYWLVLNQNTPTLRSP
- a CDS encoding response regulator, which translates into the protein MGKPLRALIVEDVEKDALLLVRELKRGGYDVTFERVDTADAMGDALARRTWDVVLSDYSMPTFSAPQALAVVKAHSLDLPFIIVSGTVNEDIAVAAIHAGAHDFMAKNKLQRLIPAIERERRNAAMRAEQATMQQQLLQSQRMEAMGQLAGGIAHDFNNILAVILSYATFVRDALPEGDERRADVVEVLKGADRAAGLTRQLLAFCRQQPAAARPTDLNESLTQLHKLLVRTLGDDIALSVLPSARPAVVRIDPVQFDQIVLNLAVNARDAMPGGGELRIVVRNDQDEEARPVVRLSVSDTGTGMDEATQRRIFEPFFTTKERGKGTGLGLATCFAIVEKVGGRIRVESAPGRGSQFTVDLPLCDEPAHDQGRDWDIPLPASGEAVLVVEDEPSLRRATARVLERAGYRVQVASDSLEAMRRIDALGDRLRVVVTDVVMPGASGVDVAAYVARTAPHCRVILTSGYLTDAVHRRQPEELPMLWKPVPPRDLLRAVAQAISEGTASERTRSTESPASRPGELVLVIDCDAPSRRAIVSALNTAGYRALEAEAVATARALVEGGAEPMWILCEQGLLHGDGEAQFLRWIEVDRPNLIERVLILSDRATNDGCSHGVRWREDLVISKPVDVSELLWRLVRTSADAPSRTEIGVPFGSSGDLAQQARAGGTLRRSDATGDNEGGRGHLRESVLVVEDDESLAGAVSRLLGGAGYEVLVAGLLADARSALAAKEFDVLVVDLGLPDGGGLDLVRELRGGRSDVPIVLMTASPSVDSAAEAIRWRVSEYLPKPFPPDDLLRVVRTTVDGGRMARVRNKLLAARFGGNEFVADLRGTEQAFLRALPKIWIAYQPIVRGGDGSLFGYEALLRCHEPDLASPLRLFAAAEVLGRVHEVGRAVRAVVASTMLEHRERLEAIFVNVHPSELRADVLADSAEALLPLARRVVLEVTERASLDRGAKLDEELAHIRGRGYRLAVDDLGEGYAGLSSVATLRPDMVKIDMSLVRDVHRAALKRDIIAGLVDTARRAGIVVVAEGVETVDERDTLVTLGCDLLQGYLFAKPGPAFPVPRTNFRSDPAAASEG
- a CDS encoding sigma 54-interacting transcriptional regulator; this encodes MQTKPDQRAPAAGDDGAHPSPGLPLPPAALELLQPLLDALPFYVLVLDSAHRVLASNRAMQRDLKRSSRELLGCYCPREVHGLNEPFPGCPLEASVAEGGPAEREFFDARTGSWVESLVYPVELVTAEGRPVFVHFVRDITARKRLEVELRALKDGLERKVAERTMELEVRLAQLRELSTARRELSSLKALVGSAEGGGSGLIGRSAAMQKVHERLAIFAKASAPVLIVGETGTGKEMAARALHLQGPRRQEPFVVVACGAIPRELAESELLGHEKGAFTGATQSRRGCFERAHGGTLLLDDIDDLPIELQAKLLRVLQEGRFARVGGTDEIAVDVRVLATTKADLSLGHVRTQRFRDDLYYRLNGLRLHMPPLRERGEDIVLLATHFLALLATTEGQPKKRLSVGAADLLQRHPWPGNVRELRRAMESALVLCPGPDVTPTFLPEYLRGETPDEQPLPFALHLDQAASVELPQLTEQFQQAVLDWAQEKAGGNLHRAAKILGVPRSTLQSKLKRTR